The following DNA comes from Plectropomus leopardus isolate mb unplaced genomic scaffold, YSFRI_Pleo_2.0 unplaced_scaffold16869, whole genome shotgun sequence.
TttgaaaattcaacaataatttctgattTTACTGTTTCTGGTTATGATAGATTAtctcattttggtgatttttaaagaaaacataattttcaaaaatgtaacaaaaaaaaaaaaaaaagttttcaaaaaaatttgccaaaacattttaaagaaaagaaaaggttgccaaaaataaaattaaattaattttttttttttgaagaaaacatgccttccaaacatgtttttctaaaacaaacagaaaaaaattttccttaaaaatcaccaaaaattaaaataaaaaaagacacgcCCCCTTTTCAGGCTTTCTTAAAAAttaccaatttttttaaagcagagaaaaatctCAGAGACAGGGGTCAGACAGTCCTTCTgtaacattaatttaatttgtgcagtataattaatttttcccaaattttcaatgatttttataaTTCCATGGCTTTCCCAGGCCTAGAAAAtatgattgtgaaatttcatgatttttccaggttttccatgaccatgggaaccctggaacatttttttacttttatagaTTCATTGATCCTGGatcattagttttgcagatGCAGCTGTGCACATGAACTTGTCCGGGGGTTTTCGGTGCAGGAGCAACATTTGAGGCCGTAACAACAAACACGATGAGAGCTCAGTCCAGGACGAGCCGGAGGATCAGATATCAGATATTTTTGTCTTGTATTCACAGTGATTGTCTTCCTGTGTTTGCAGCTATCCTTGGCATGTACACACTGATGAGCAACAAGCAGTACTACGATGCTCTGGGCACCACGGGAACCATCGCCAACACGGAGGGCATCAACAGTACGTACCACACCATTTCGTTTACAACTTTGTTATTGGTAAAGATATTTCAGAAACTAACAGTGAAAGTCATTCGAGGATAAgttgaaaagtaaaaagccGCTCTGATTTTTCATCTCATTCACGTTGTTTCTTGATcagatgtttcctttttttaattatgatatgatatttattcattattattatattttggcaAAGATTGTTCAAAGAGTATTCGtgtttaaacaaaatcaaattttgatgcatttaaGAAGTTGATAaatttatttaccaaaaaacattgtttatatTGACTCTAGTAACaaacactttaaccctttgaaacctagatttACAGCTATACATTCAAAAACTACTTTGCTCAACGTACAAATGTTttaacacttgtgaaaggcatttaaaagcaacacaagaaaagtgatgctgctccaggttttaaagggttaaaggggtTAAATGGTACTCATTCTGTGTCCTGAATAAACTGAAGGGGAAgtgattttaagtttttttgtataaacttcacaaagagaaaaactaaaaagtcaaaGGCATGAAGAAGGCTAcaacatgttgatgtttttctcatatttaaCGTGATTTATGTGTCATTTAAATGTTGGCTGCTGATTCAAAGAGGATGTTTTCTAAAAGTTTCCTGTGTTTATTATCAGCATTTAATCTTTCTGAGTGAATCGGTTGTGGCGCTGGTCTGCAGTCTAAGCTGTATTGTGGTGTCTCCTGCAGGTGTAGTGAAACCAGATCCATTTAAGATTTTCCCAGACGAACCGCCGAATTCCACCAACGTGGAAGAAACTCTGGAGAGGATCCACAACAACGACAGCAGCCTGACGGAGGTCAACCTCAACAACATCAAGGTCAGCTCGACGCGAACAAACTGAGATGTTACACATGTTTCTGCAAAGGATAAACCTGAAGTGTGCtgattaaattcattaaaaatgcaaacatcagCCTTTGCACGAAATGAACTGTACAAGTTCACTTTAAACATGGTCATCCACAATAACAACACTACACCAGACTTATctcagttttacattttcattcgtttttagtaattttccagtgcatttgtttgtttcagtttagtttttattgtttaaaattgttttgtttgatttattttttggtttcattgGTGGAACAAAAGCACTAAACTCAAgtgcaaatttgaggtactttacttTAGTATTGTCTTTTCATGCAAACAGCTTATATAAGTACAACTACAACAACTAATTGAAAAACTGGTGAATCAATTAgcaaattgacagaaaaaatattgctAACTGTTGAtgaacagttattttttttagttattttgagtttggtggtttgtttatatttctattattttaaaatatgttttggtttttagattaattttatttatttattttttactatgaAAACATTGCGCTGCATAAgatgatttaacttttttcgaaataaatgtaaagctgtgactctgtgctgcaggacatTCCCATCCCAACTCTGAAAGAGATCTTTGAGGCGATGAAGGGAAACTCTCACGTGGAGTTTCTGAGTATCGCTGCGACACGTAGCAACGACCCTGTGGCTTACGTGAGTATGATATGAAATTACAAGGATTTTTTAGAGCCACTGATATCGTTCAGAAGTAATGTAAATACaaactgtttactgtttacatacatacatacagtacatagaTTTAGGTGCTTTTCTGCATCTTTGCAGTTTATACATGTTAGTTGTACAGGATTGCAAGTATTTAAGTACTGTTAacaatttcatttcatattgaATTAATGTTGGGTTTTGAGcccaaaaacctaaaataaaaaatgttaacttgTTGTGTATCAATATGCAACGTTTGAGAAAAAAGCACTTATGTATTAATGTATGtaatgtgtatatgtgtgtgtgtgtgtgtgtgcgcgcgcaccaGGCGTGTGCTGAGATGCTGCAGGAAAACACCAGCTTGCAGAGTCTTAATGTTGAGTCCAACTTCATCACTTCAGACGGCATGATGGCGATCATCAAAGCGATGGCCAGCAACGCCACGCTGGTGGAGCTCAAGATCGACAACCAGGTCTGACAC
Coding sequences within:
- the LOC121964714 gene encoding tropomodulin-4-like, with translation MRAQSRTSRRIRYQIFLSCIHSDCLPVFAAILGMYTLMSNKQYYDALGTTGTIANTEGINSVVKPDPFKIFPDEPPNSTNVEETLERIHNNDSSLTEVNLNNIKDIPIPTLKEIFEAMKGNSHVEFLSIAATRSNDPVAYACAEMLQENTSLQSLNVESNFITSDGMMAIIKAMASNATLVELKIDNQV